One window of Camelina sativa cultivar DH55 chromosome 4, Cs, whole genome shotgun sequence genomic DNA carries:
- the LOC104783506 gene encoding zinc finger BED domain-containing protein RICESLEEPER 2-like, protein MKKFKESFSLVGNDAMVLGGKFLHLRCCAHIINLIAKDGLHDLKDNVEAIRNGVQYVRASSKRLEAFEQKVESGKMTRGSLSLDCKTRWNSTYLMLTRALKFRLAFDRMEAEDKLYNDYFCETVEGKKRIGPPSKDNWDEIERLVRFLVIFYNSTLVVSASSTVSSYKCYNEIVTIERNLLALSTNSDLKLSLKAEAMRDKFNKYWDGSKKLNKMLIIVSVFDLRNKMKFASLCFDILYGKDNAKSKELTKAVKEVLENLFDEYNASSSSQSQTASSSQSGQESQGDLYQKMDFESDIEYQRVDTMYNKLVNENCFQDASSELELYLKEKVETPKANQLGIKFDVLGWWRINSPKYPILASIAKDQMLAEIELQDSLEKEFESLCKL, encoded by the coding sequence ATGAAGAAGTTTAAGGAATCATTCAGCTTAGTAGGAAATGATGCAATGGTGTTAGGTGGTAAGTTCCTGCATTTACGTTGTTGTGCtcacattattaatttaattgcGAAAGATGGTTTACATGACCTTAAGGATAATGTGGAGGCTATTCGGAATGGTGTTCAATATGTTAGAGCTTCTAGTAAAAGGCTTGAAGCGTTTGAGCAGAAAGTTGAGTCAGGAAAGATGACAAGAGGGAGTTTATCATTGGACTGCAAAACAAGATGGAACTCCACTTATCTGATGTTAACAAGAGCATTGAAGTTCAGATTGGCTTTTGATAGAATGGAGGCTGAAGATAAGCTGTATAATGATTATTTCTGTGAAACCGTTGAAGGGAAAAAGAGGATTGGGCCGCCAAGTAAAGATAATTGGGATGAAATTGAAAGGTTAGTAAGGTTTTTAGTCATCTTCTATAACTCTACCTTGGTAGTTTCAGCATCATCGACTGTTAGCTCCTACAAGTGTTACAATGAAATTGTAACAATAGAGAGGAATCTATTGGCATTGAGCACTAATTCTGATCTGAAGCTTAGCTTAAAGGCAGAGGCTATGAGAGATAAGTTCAATAAGTACTGGGATGGATCAAAGAAGCTAAATAAGATGCTGATCATAGTTAGTGTCTTTGATCTGAGGAACAAAATGAAGTTTGCGAGTCTTTGTTTTGATATACTCTATGGTAAAGACAATGCAAAATCTAAGGAGCTTACTAAAGCAGTTAAGGAGGTTCTAGAAAATCTGTTTGACGAGTATAatgcatcatcttcatctcaGTCGCAAACTGCATCATCATCTCAGAGTGGACAGGAGTCTCAAGGTGATCTGTATCAGAAAATGGATTTTGAAAGTGATATCGAATATCAAAGGGTGGACACTATGTACAACAAGTTGGTTAATGAGAATTGTTTTCAAGATGCAAGTTCAGAGTTGGAGTTATATCTGAAGGAGAAAGTGGAAACTCCAAAGGCTAACCAGCTTGGGATAAAGTTTGATGTCTTGGGATGGTGGAGGATCAACAGTCCTAAGTATCCTATTCTAGCCTCAATAGCAAAGGAT